From the genome of Chionomys nivalis chromosome 19, mChiNiv1.1, whole genome shotgun sequence, one region includes:
- the Sema4c gene encoding semaphorin-4C, translating into MAPHWAVWLLAAGLWGLGIGAEVWWNLVPRKTVSSGELATVVRRFSQTGIQDFLTLTLREHSGLLYVGAREALFAFSVEALELQGVISWEAPAEKKIECTQKGKSNQTECFNFIRFLQPYNASHLYVCGTYAFQPKCTYIDMLTFTLERGEFEDGKGKCPYDPAKGHTGLLVDGELFSATLNNFLGTEPVILRNMGPHHSIKTEYLAFWLNEPHFVGSAYVPESVGSFTGDDDKVYFFFSERAVEYDCYAEQVVARVARVCKGDMGGARTLQKKWTTFLKAQLVCSAPEWKVYFNQLRAVHTLLGTSWHNTTFFGVFQARWGDMDLSAVCEYQLEQIQQVFEGPYKEYSEQAQKWARYTDPVPSPRPGSCINNWHRHNGYTSSLELPDNILNFIKKHPLMEEQVRPRLGRPLLVKKNTNFTHVVADRVTGLDGATYTVLFIGTGDGWLLKAVSLGSWVHMIEELQVFDQEPVESLVLSRSKRVLFAGSRSQLVQLPLNDCTKYRFCADCVLARDPYCAWNVNTSRCVATTVGHPGSLLVQHVTNLDTSKMCNQYGIKKVRPASKNITVVAGTDLVLPCHLSSNLAHARWTFRGRDLPAEQPGSFLYDTGLQALVVMAAQPRHAGPYHCYSEEQGTRLPAESYLVAVVAGPSVTLEARAPLENLGLVWLAVVALGAVCLVLLLLVLSLRRRLREELEKGAKAAERTLVYPLELPKEPTSPPFRPGPETDEKLWDPVGYYYSDGSLKIVPGHARCQPGGGPPSPPPGIPGQPLPSPTRLHLGGGRNSNANGYVRLQLGGEDRGGLGHPLPELADELRRKLQQRQPLPDSNPEESSV; encoded by the exons ATGGCCCCGCACTGGGCTGTCTGGCTGCTGGCAGCAGGGCTGTGGGGCCTGGGCATTGGGGCTGAGGTGTGGTGGAACCTTGTGCCCCGGAAGACAGTATCTTCTGGGG AGTTGGCCACAGTAGTGAGGCGGTTCTCCCAGACGGGCATCCAGGACTTCCTGACCTTGACCCTGAGGGAGCACTCTGGGCTTTTATATGTGGGGGCTCGAGAGGCGCTGTTTGCCTTCAGCGTAGAGGCTCTGGAGCTGCAAGGCGTG ATCTCCTGGGAGGCCCCGGCTGAGAAGAAGATTGAGTGTACCCAGAAAGGAAAGAGCAATCAG ACCGAGTGCTTCAACTTCATCCGCTTCCTTCAGCCATACAATGCCTCCCACCTGTACGTCTGTGGTACCTATGCCTTCCAGCCCAAGTGCACCTACATC GACATGCTCACTTTCACCTTGGAGCGTGGGGAGTTTGAAGATGGGAAGGGGAAATGTCCCTATGACCCAGCTAAGGGCCACACTGGACTACTTGTGG ATGGTGAGCTGTTCTCAGCCACGCTCAACAACTTCCTGGGAACCGAGCCTGTTATCCTGCGGAACATGGGGCCCCACCACTCCATCAAGACCGAGTACCTGGCATTTTGGCTAAATG AACCCCACTTCGTAGGCTCTGCCTATGTCCCTGAGAGTGTGGGGAGCTTCACGGGGGACGATGACAAGGTCTACTTCTTCTTCAGCGAGCGGGCGGTGGAGTACGATTGCTACGCAGAGCAGGTGGTGGCTCGCGTGGCTCGCGTCTGTAAG GGCGACATGGGGGGCGCCCGGACCCTGCAGAAGAAGTGGACAACGTTCCTGAAAGCACAGCTGGTGTGCTCGGCCCCGGAGTGGAAGGTGTACTTCAACCAGCTCCGGGCGGTGCACACCCTGCTGGGTACCTCTTGGCACAACACCACCTTCTTTGGGGTGTTTCAAGCGCGGTG GGGCGATATGGACCTGTCAGCAGTCTGTGAGTACCAGCTGGAACAGATCCAACAGGTGTTCGAGGGCCCCTACAAAGAGTACAGCGAGCAGGCCCAGAAGTGGGCCCGCTATACTGACCCAGTACCCAGCCCTCGGCCCGGCTCG TGCATCAACAATTGGCACCGCCACAATGGCTACACCAGTTCTCTGGAGCTGCCAGACAACATTCTCAACTTCATCAAGAAGCACCCGCTGATGGAGGAGCAGGTGAGGCCTCGCTTGGGCCGCCCCCTGCTTGTGAAGAAGAACACGAACTTCACACACGTGGTGGCCGACAGGGTCACAGGACTCGATGGCGCCACCTATACGGTGCTGTTCATTGGTACAG GAGACGGCTGGCTGCTGAAGGCTGTGAGCCTGGGGTCCTGGGTCCACATGATAGAGGAGCTGCAGGTGTTTGACCAGGAGCCGGTGGAGAGTCTGGTGCTGTCCCGGAGCAAG agggTGCTTTTCGCTGGCTCCCGCTCTCAGCTAGTCCAGTTGCCCCTGAATGACTGCACAAAGTACCGCTTCTGTGCAGACTGTGTCCTTGCCCGGGATCCCTACTGTGCCTGGAATGTCAACACCAGCCGATGCGTGGCCACCACCGTTGGTCACCCAGG GTCCCTTCTGGTCCAACACGTGACAAACTTGGACACCTCAAAGATGTGTAACCAGTATGGCATTAAGAAAG TCCGACCTGCGTCCAAGAACATCACTGTAGTGGCGGGCACAGACCTAGTTCTGCCCTGCCACCTCTCGTCAAATTTGGCCCATGCCCGCTGGACCTTCAGAGGCCGGGACCTGCCTGCCGAACAACCTGGCTCCTTCCTTTATGACACAGGACTCCAGGCGCTGGTAGTGATGGCTGCTCAGCCCCGCCATGCTGGGCCCTATCACTGCTATTCGGAGGAGCAGGGGACAAGATTGCCTGCAGAAAGCTACCTTGTTGCTGTCGTGGCTGGCCCTTCAGTGACCCTTGAGGCCCGGGCTCCCCTGGAAAACCTGGGGCTTGTATGGCTAGCTGTGGTGGCTCTGGGGGCTGTGTGCCTGGTGTTGCTGCTGTTGGTTTTATCACTTCGTCGGCGACTTCGAGAAGAGCTAGAAAAAGGTGCCAAGGCAGCTGAGAGGACATTGGTGTACCCGCTAGAACTGCCCAAGGAACCAACCAGTCCCCCCTTCCGCCCTGGCCCTGAAACAGATGAGAAACTTTGGGATCCCGTTGGCTACTACTATTCAGACGGCTCTCTCAAGATTGTGCCTGGTCACGCCCGGTGCCAGCCCGGGGGTGGGCCCCCTTCGCCACCTCCTGGCATACCTGGCCAGCCCCTGCCTTCTCCGACTCGGCTTCACCTAGGGGGAGGTCGGAACTCAAACGCCAATGGCTATGTGCGCTTACAACTGGGAGGGGAGGACCGAGGAGGACTTGGGCATCCACTGCCTGAGCTCGCGGATGAGCTGCGGCGGAAACTCCAGCAGCGCCAGCCACTGCCTGACTCCAACCCAGAGGAGTCCTCAGTATGA